One region of Solanum pennellii chromosome 6, SPENNV200 genomic DNA includes:
- the LOC107023516 gene encoding ferritin-1, chloroplastic-like yields MLLKVAPAFALLNTPKSTNGENLLTHKSFSAKSGNGFMVCASKGTNHKPLTGVVFEPFEELKKEFMLVPSLPQASLARQKYCDESEAAINEQINVEYNVSYVYHAMYAYFDRDNVALKGLAKFFKESSAEEREHAEKFMEYQNKRGGKVKLQSMLMPLTEFDHVEKGDALYAMELALSLEKLTNEKLLTVHAVASRNNDVQLADFVESEFLGEQVEAIKKISEYVAQLRRVGQGHGVWHFDQMLLQEGAAA; encoded by the exons ATGCTTCTCAAGGTTGCTCCAGCTTTTGCTCTATTGAACACCCCTAAGTCTACAAATGGGGAAAACCTGTTAACCCACAAGAGTTTTTCTGCTAAAAGTGGAAATGGGTTCATGGTTTGTGCTTCAAAGGGGACAAACCATAAGCCCTTGACAGGGGTTGTGTTTGAGCCTTTTGAGGAGTTGAAGAAAGAGTTTATGCTTGTACCTTCTCTTCCACAAGCCTCTCTTGCCCGACAGAAATACTGCGATGAATCTGAAGCTGCTATTAATGAACAGATCAA TGTGGAATACAATGTTTCTTACGTTTATCATGCTATGTACGCCTATTTTGATCGAGACAACGTTGCTCTCAAGGGTCTAGCCAA GTTTTTCAAGGAATCTAGTGCAGAGGAAAGGGAGCATGCTGAGAAATTTATGGAATACCAG AACAAGCGTGGTGGGAAGGTGAAGCTGCAGTCTATGTTGATGCCACTTACTGAGTTTGATCATGTTGAGAAGGGGGATGCATTGTATG CGATGGAGCTTGCGCTGTCTCTGGAGAAGTTGACAAATGAAAAACTTCTAACCGTGCATGCT GTAGCCTCACGAAACAATGATGTGCAATTGGCTGATTTTGTTGAAAGCGAGTTCTTGGGTGAACAG GTGGAAGCTATCAAGAAGATCTCTGAATATGTTGCTCAGCTGAGAAGAGTTGGCCAAGGACATG GTGTGTGGCATTTCGATCAGATGTTGCTGCAAGAGGGAGCTGCTGCTTGA